In a single window of the Salvelinus namaycush isolate Seneca chromosome 6, SaNama_1.0, whole genome shotgun sequence genome:
- the LOC120049161 gene encoding uncharacterized protein LOC120049161, protein MDACGLSKDINDPVLSLSSLHLLVPPLRLLSAAMWQVAQQRDVRHYEKLEEFVTLVTEAIPELLSHRHRAQLILGLRARLVLELCRGPVDPQTIQPYLDRMPTVTPGCTGYRDAEVEASESNFVVLVQSLLKDPVERECFFQEVFPEQYGRHYDTAVQTLTWEFLSRLEQLFPVPDLKQTATWLSSAPSVLEECMQSTPENLNLILQHHKSFGHLKEPSALSSSMGGDILSSLSTPKMVVTTEPTTFVIRSESSHNSADVLGPMSLEDTDAVVVTVYTEVEVGTEVEEEIVETMNEEYVPSNASPLREEVVELKAEDMNLEMTVVEEYGYVGEEMSAAEEEMDTVSVPVEQADEAVNISEDIGTGTETVAVKTYVQDEVVADQDGQSETVNVCVNQEGKDTSHVVNFQTQQPATSNVRRSTRLQSKTPRTWRRKNNTENKKNGEASSVVYVISPRGREAGGSDKVTPFTCPKCAYHSLEEKSLHLHMQSIHTEEYNKPNVSGKNRAEVSPCPDSTRQIFTSIKPLLSSKTLTTENSENQTGNAGTPTKAKGYHKAHTCATCGRIFTRSSDVRRHQLTHTGERPFHCSQCDRTFQHSWDLTKHEKKHGGTSISFPCQKCGSSFANLRSLTAHHRSSHLGESDLPHLCSICGKSFPSSSELLEHRKSHGTSLQYICQQCGESFHSLLARSQHRQTHLVKRQFKCPHCDKSYTRKADVKRHMFSHSGERPHQCNQCGRCFSFLFLLKKHQIVHTGERPFQCSYCPKRFTLISILSRHERMHTGERPFLCSQCGKSFLSQGELSKHHRSHTDERPYACNQCDKRFKSKKSQQEHIISHTGVRPYPCSYCGKGFTKPYALTRHHLIHTGERPFPCVHCGKTFLTPAEVQLHIRIHTGERPYPCPDCQLKFRSSSDLARHKRFHTGVQTFVCNQCMKNFPTSSKLKKHMENHSETEAVQSSDFGENSNQVTPNTGDREDPNEEMEDSSMNDIQEMDIGERTSAGVSEQTSGKHSRSTLKKKPQMCWKMGHWRGTLRTHHILRVPLVAQACLPLLSLCLLVPPIQLMSASIWQVVQQRDAMNYAMLAEFVSLVTEMVPELLIYRHRAQLILGLRARHILELCRSEHPVEPQVILTQLYMIQPLTHFSNDVSDTEVESSETNFLELVQTLLKDPDEREHFFTEIFPVEYGPQYDIELQTLLWEFLSRLVQLLPTPDLAQTMAWLGTAPSVLDDCAHVISHPADLKSLLQHHKRLGHLEQHVPPCAMGDCILSSLSIPPHSRTVISTEQTTCDNQSEPSQEFVDDFEVEIVTLTDYEEVELGLSQEEVEDGNDDEGQTMEDKEEEPKEMPAEEVEEEEKVMENHEERGLENNSHLEEAEDDPASSHHQTSSGPHICSVCEKSFKFASALIAHQVIHTGERPYVCHLCGRCFSFRQSLDRHKQTHKDGRVYDCLICGETFQSLSARTEHKKSHMEQGAYQCSQCHRKFNWASAMVRHLKAHTEGTEVKTQELTKSLKSEKEDIGIKEIVGEVAIEPPETDPVLEDGGKSCHNPQEGAGLKQQEGDGQFGQSTSSEPAVLVPGLLDKVVTLVKVRTSGRKTKPTLKVQMVNLQKLKGKVATPKRRTGGSLMNPQGFTPLHFKSEEHSYGSPVVSTKEGDTGWCPFSCPECSFVNSDEASVQQHIETNHSGEVQEDAPHQTGQAGHYDCPDCNSSYKFQSLLKYHRRVHTGERPYVCPQCGRRFSFKQSLERHKQTHKDGRKHDCLICGQNFKSLSAYTEHKKNHMENGVYRCSECDRRFSWKSALVRHLRTHTENATEAELSYKCPRCDLGFSSSTYLNRHLLTHQEERLHVCSCGKNFAYKAALTAHQRTHLKERPHQCKQCGKGFLYKGGLVSHMKIHSEEMPFMCSFCGKSFKRERNMKKHERCHTRENVFSCSQCDKTFVYKATLTRHELTHSGERPFLCSDCGKGFFSHAELLKHERFHTGHKPFQCSHCGKQFTQSCYLTIHLRYHTGVRPYSCTHCDKSFLSANRLKRHLRTHTGEKPYLCSECGKGFKQSYHLKMHQQTHATKIY, encoded by the exons ATGGATGCATGTGGACTATCTAAAGACATCAATG ATCCAGTTCTCAGTCTTTCTTCTCTGCACCTCCTGGTTCCACCCTTGCGGCTCCTGTCTGCTGCCATGTGGCAGGTGGCTCAACAAAGAGATGTGAGGCACTATGAGAAGTTGGAGGAGTTTGTGACTCTGGTGACAGAGGCCATTCCAGAGCTGCTGAGCCACAGACATAGAGCTCAGCTCATTCTAGGTCTGAGAGCACGG CTGGTTCTGGAGCTGTGCCGAGGCCCTGTCGACCCTCAAACCATCCAACCTTACCTGGACAGAATGCCCACTGTAACTCCAGGATGTACAGGA TACAGAGACGCAGAGGTGGAAGCATCTGAATCAAATTTTGTGGTGCTTGTCCAATCACTGCTAAAGGACCCAGTCGAGAGGGAGTGCTTCTTTCAG GAGGTGTTCCCGGAACAATATGGCCGACATTATGACACAGCGGTGCAGACATTAACATGGGAGTTCCTCTCCAGACTGGAACAACTGTTTCCAGTACCAGACCTCAAGCAG ACGGCGACATGGCTCAGCTCTGCACCTTCCGTCCTGGAGGAGTGTATGCAGTCTACCCCAGAGAATCTGAACCTCATTCTCCAGCACCATAAGAGTTTTGGACATTTAAAAGAACCTT ctgctctctcctcctccatgggCGGCGACATCCTTTCCTCTCTGTCCACCCCTAAAATGGTGGTCACCACTGAGCCGACCACTTTTGTAATCCGGTCAGAGTCGTCACATAACTCGGCAGACGTGCTGGGCCCCATGTCTTTAGAGGACACTGATGCGGTAGTGGTAACAGTTTACACTGAAGTGGAGGTTGGAACAGAGGTGGAAGAAGAGATTGTAGAGACGATGAACGAGGAATACGTACCGTCAAACGCCTCTCCACTGCGGGAGGAGGTGGTTGAACTTAAAGCTGAGGATATGAATCTGGAGATGACAGTCGTTGAAGAATATGGCTACGTGGGGGAGGAGATGAGTGCAGCcgaggaagagatggacacagtgAGTGTTCCAGTGGAGCAAGCCGATGAAGCCGTTAATATCAGTGAAGACATTGGAACTGGGACAGAGACTGTAGCAGTCAAAACATATGTCCAAGATGAGGTGGTGGCAGATCAGGACGGCCAATCAGAGACTGTGAATGTATGTGTGAACCAGGAAGGGAAGGACACGTCCCATGTGGTCAACTTTCAAACCCAACAACCTGCGACGTCAAATGTGAGGCGGTCTACACGGCTGCAGTCGAAGACACCAAGAACTTGGAGGAGGAAAAATAACACTGAGAACAA GAAAAACGGTGAGGCCTCAAGCGTGGTTTATGTCATCTCACCCAGGGGAAGAGAAGCCG GTGGATCTGACAAGGTGACCCCCTTTACCTGCCCTAAGTGTGCCTACCACAGTCTGGAGGAAAAGAGCCTTCACCTCCACATGCAAAGCATTCACACAGAGGAGTACAACAAGCCCAATGTGTCTGGGAAAAACAGAGCAGAGGTTTCACCATGTCCCGACAGCACTCGCCAGATATTCACATCAATCAAACCTCTCCTTTCTTCAAAAACTTTAACAACTGAAAACTCTGAGAATCAAACCGGTAATGCTGGGACTCCCACCAAAGCAAAAGGCTACCATAAGGCCCACACATGCGCCACGTGCGGTAGGATCTTCACTCGCTCCTCAGATGTGAGGAGACACCAGCTCACCCACACGGGTGAGAGACCTTTCCACTGCTCTCAATGCGACAGGACCTTCCAGCATTCGTGGGACCTGACCAAGCATGAGAAGAAACATGGTGGGACATCTATCTCTTTCCCCTGCCAGAAGTGCGGGAGCTCCTTTGCCAACCTCCGCTCTCTGACAGCCCACCACAGAAGTTCCCACCTGGGCGAGAGCGACCTGCCCCACCTCTGCTCCATCTGTGGCAAGagcttcccctcctcctctgagTTGCTGGAGCACAGGAAGAGCCACGGGACCAGCCTCCAGTACATCTGCCAGCAGTGTGGCGAAAGCTTCCACTCCCTGCTGGCTCGCTCCCAACACCGGCAGACCCACCTGGTAAAGCGGCAGTTCAAGTGCCCGCACTGCGACAAGAGCTATACGCGCAAAGCTGATGTGAAGAGGCACATGTTCTCCCACAGCGGCGAGCGACCGCACCAGTGCAACCAGTGTGGGAGATGCTTTTCCTTCCTCTTCCTGCTCAAGAAACACCAAATAGTTCACACGGGCGAGAGGCCTTTCCAGTGCTCCTACTGTCCCAAGAGGTTCACATTGATATCCATCCTGAGCAGACATGAGAGAATGCACACCGGGGAGAGACCCTTCCTCTGctctcagtgtgggaagagctttctGTCCCAGGGGGAGCTGTCCAAGCACCACCGCTCCCACACTGATGAGAGACCGTACGCTTGCAATCAGTGTGACAAGAGGTTTAAGAGCAAAAAATCCCAACAGGAACATATCATCTCCCACACCGGCGTGCGCCCTTACCCTTGCTCTTATTGTGGGAAAGGGTTCACCAAACCATACGCTCTGACCAGGCACCATCTCATACACACAGGGGAAAGACCATTCCCCTGCGTCCACTGTGGGAAGACATTTCTCACCCCCGCAGAGGTACAACTACACATCCGCATTCACACAGGGGAACGCCCTTACCCCTGCCCTGATTGTCAGCTGAAGTTTAGGAGTTCGTCAGACTTGGCACGACACAAACGCTTTCATACAGGGGTGCAGACATTTGTCTGTAACCAGTGTATGAAAAACTTTCCCACCTCGTCCAAACTGAAGAAACACATGgagaaccactcagagacagagGCAGTCCAGAGCTCAGACTTTGGAGAAAATTCAAACCAAGTG ACACCTAATACGGGAGACCGTGAGGATCCGAATGAGGAGATGGAGGACTCATCCATGAACGATATACAAGAAATGGACATTGGTGAGAGGACTAGTGCGGGGGTATCAGAACAGACCTCGGGGAAGCACAGCCGGAGCACGCTGAAAAAGAAACCCCAGATGTGCTGGAAGATGGGCCACTGGCGAGGGACCCTCAGAACTCACCACATTCTGAGGGTGCCACTGGTGGCACAAGCAT gtctccctctcctctccctctgcctcttgGTTCCACCCATTCAGCTTATGTCAGCGTCCATATGGCAGGTGGTGCAACAGCGAGATGCCATGAATTATGCAATGCTGGCGGAGTTTGTCTCCCTGGTGACAGAGATGGTCCCGGAGTTGCTGATCTATAGGCACAGggcccaacttattttgggattGCGAGCAAGG CACATTCTGGAGTTGTGTCGCAGTGAGCATCCTGTAGAACCTCAGGTCATCTTAACCCAGCTGTACATGATTCAACCACTTACCCACTTCAGTAATGAT GTAAGTGACACAGAGGTGGAGTCGTCAGAGACTAATTTTCTGGAGCTGGTCCAGACCCTGCTTAAAGACCCTGATGAGAGAGAGCATTTTTTCACA GAGATATTCCCAGTGGAGTATGGACCACAATATGACATCGAGCTGCAGACTCTACTGTGGGAGTTCCTGTCCAGATTGGTTCAACTGTTACCGACCCCTGACCTCGCACAG ACAATGGCATGGCTCGGTACTGCCCCCTCAGTCTTGGATGATTGTGCCCATGTTATATCTCATCCAGCAGATCTGAAGAGTCTGCTCCAGCACCATAAACGTCTTGGACATTTGGAGCAACATG TACCCCCCTGCGCCATGGGCGACTgcatcctgtcctctctctccatcccgccACACAGTAGAACGGTGATCAGCACTGAGCAGACCACCTGTGACAACCAGTCAGAACCCTCGCAGGAGTTTGTGGATGACTTCGAGGTGGAAATTGTAACTCTGACAGATTATGAAGAGGTTGAATTAGGTTTGAgtcaggaggaggtggaggatgggAACGATGACGAAGGACAGACCATGGAGGACAAGGAAGAAGAGCCTAAAGAAATGCCCGCTGAAgaagtggaggaagaggagaaagtgATGGAGAACCATGAAGAGAGGGGCTTGGAGAACAACTCGCATCTAGAAGAAGCCGAGGATGACCCAGCATCCTCCCATCACCAAACATCCTCTGGGCCACACATCTGCTCAGTCTGTGAGAAGAGCTTCAAGTTTGCCTCTGCACTAATAGCCCACCAGGTCATCCATACAGGAGAGCGCCCGTATGTGTGCCATCTGTGCGGCCGGTGTTTCTCCTTCAGGCAGTCTCTGGACAGGCACAAACAGACACATAAGGATGGGCGCGTTTACGACTGCTTGATCTGTGGGGAGACCTTTCAGTCCTTGTCAGCCCGCACAGAGCACAAGAAGAGCCATATGGAGCAAGGCGCTTACCAGTGCTCACAGTGCCACAGGAAGTTCAACTGGGCGTCGGCTATGGTGAGACACCTGAAGGCTCACACAGAGGGCACTGAGGTCAAAACGCAGGAACTTACAAAAAGCCTGAAGTCTGAGAAAGAGGATATAGGGATTAAAGAGATTGTAGGAGAGGTGGCTATTGAACCCCCTGAAACAGACCCGGTGTTGGAGGATGGAGGGAAATCCTGTCACAATCCACAGGAAGGAGCGGGTCTCAAACAACAGGAAGGAGATGGTCAGTTTGGTCAGTCCACTTCATCTGAGCCTGCAGTGTTGGTGCCTGGACTTCTGGACAAGGTCGTAACACTTGTCAAGGTCCGTACCAGTGGTAGGAAAACGAAACCGACCTTGAAGGTGCAGATGGTGAACCTGCAGAAGCTCAAGGGAAAGGTTGCCACCCCAAAGAGGAGGACGGGTGGAAGCTTGATGAACCCCCAGGGTTTCACACCATTGCATTTTAAGAG TGAGGAACACTCCTATGGCTCACCAGTGGTCTCAACAAAGGAAGGAGATACAG GGTGGTGTCCATTCTCCTGTCCCGAGTGCTCATTCGTCAACTCAGACGAGGCGTCCGTCCAGCAGCATATTGAGACGAACCACTCGGGGGAAGTACAGGAAGACGCTCCACACCAAACTGGCCAAGCTGGACACTATGATTGCCCAGACTGTAACAGCAGCTACAAGTTTCAGTCCTTACTGAAATACCATCGGCGCGTACACACCGGCGAGCGCCCATACGTGTGCCCTCAGTGCGGACGCCGCTTCTCCTTCAAGCAGTCACTAGAGAggcacaaacagacacacaaggATGGGCGCAAGCATGACTGTCTGATCTGTGGGCAGAACTTCAAGTCCTTGTCAGCATACACAGAGCACAAGAAGAACCACATGGAGAACGGTGTGTATCGGTGTTCGGAATGCGACCGGCGGTTCTCCTGGAAGTCTGCGCTGGTAAGACACCTCCGGACTCACACGGAGAACGCCACCGAGGCTGAGCTCTCTTACAAATGCCCAAGGTGTGACTTGGGATTCAGCAGTAGTACGTACCTTAACAGGCACCTGCTCACACACCAAGAGGAGAGGTTGCATGTCTGCAGCTGTGGCAAGAACTTTGCCTACAAGGCTGCTCTGACCGCACACCAGCGCACCCACCTGAAAGAGAGGCCACACCAGTGCaagcagtgtggaaagggtttcctCTACAAGGGAGGGCTGGTAAGTCACATGAAGATCCACTCTGAAGAAATGCCTTTCATGTGCTCAttctgtgggaagagcttcaagaGGGAGAGGAACATGAAGAAACACGAACGCTGCCACACCAGAGAGAACGTGTTCAGCTGCTCGCAGTGCGACAAGACCTTTGTGTACAAGGCCACACTGACCAGGCACGAGCTAACCCACTCGGGGGAGAGACCGTTCCTGTGCTCCGATTGTGGCAAAGGGTTTTTCTCCCATGCGGAGCTTCTAAAGCATGAGCGCTTCCACACGGGCCACAAGCCGTTCCAGTGCTCTCACTGCGGGAAGCAGTTCACCCAGTCCTGCTACCTGACCATTCACCTGCGCTACCACACAGGGGTACGGCCTTACTCCTGCACCCATTGTGACAAGAGCTTTCTCAGCGCCAACCGTCTAAAGAGACACCTGAgaacccacacaggagagaaaccctaccTGTGTTCAGAGTGTGGCAAAGGGTTCAAACAGTCATATCACCTCAAGATGCACCAGCAGACTCATGCCACTAAGATTTACTGA
- the LOC120050108 gene encoding DNA-(apurinic or apyrimidinic site) endonuclease-like: protein MSKRSKKNEQEAGDGDHDNGTASAAKKGKKVKEPEAPILYSDPPDKMNSKDGRAANMKITSWNVDGLRSWVKKKGLDWVRDEAPDVLCLQETKCAEKSLPDEITSMPEFPHKYWAGSDEKEGYSGVAMLCKTEPLKVTYGIGKEEHDKEGRVITAEFPTFFLVTAYVPNSGRGLVRLDYRKTWDVEFKAYLSDLDKRKPLVLCGDLNVAHEEIDLKNSKGNKKNAGFTAEEREGFNQLLAAGFTDSFRELYPEQANAYTFWTYMMNSRSKNVGWRLDYFVLSSALLPGLCDSKIRNQAMGSDHCPITLHMVV from the exons ATGTCGAAAAGATCGAAGAAAAATGAGCAGGAGGCTGGAGATGGTGACCATGACAACGGCACAG CTTCCGCTGCCAAGAAAGGAAAGAAGGTCAAGGAACCAGAGGCCCCCATTCTGTACAGTGACCCTCCTGATAAGATGAACAGCAAAGATGGTCGTGCTGCTAACATGAAGATCACCTCCTGGAATGTGGATGGGCTCAGATCTTGGGTCAAGAAGAAGGGCCTTGAT TGGGTGCGTGACGAGGCCCCGGATGTGCTGTGCCTACAGGAGACGAAGTGCGCTGAGAAGTCCCTTCCTGATGAAATCACCTCCATGCCCGAGTTCCCCCACAAGTACTGGGCTGGCTCCGATGAGAAGGAGGGCTATAGCGGGGTAGCTATGCTGTGCAAGACTGAGCCCCTCAAAGTTACCTATGGCATTG GTAAAGAGGAGCATGATAAGGAGGGCCGTGTTATCACTGCTGAGTTCCCCACCTTCTTCCTGGTCACCGCCTACGTGCCCAACTCTGGCCGAGGCCTGGTGCGCCTGGACTATCGCAAGACCTGGGATGTGGAGTTCAAGGCCTACCTGAGCGACCTGGACAAGCGCAAGCCCCTGGTGCTGTGTGGGGATCTGAACGTGGCCCATGAGGAGATCGACCTGAAGAACTCCaaaggcaacaaaaaaaatgcaGGCTTCACAGCAGAGGAGCGTGAGGGCTTCAATCAGCTGCTGGCTGCAGGCTTCACCGACAGCTTCCGCGAGCTGTACCCCGAGCAGGCCAACGCGTACACCTTCTGGACCTACATGATGAACTCTCGGTCTAAGAACGTAGGCTGGCGTCTGGACTACTTTGTGTTGTCCTCTGCTCTACTGCCAGGCCTTTGTGATAGCAAGATCCGCAACCAAGCTATGGGCAGTGACCACTGCCCCATCACTCTACACATGGTTGTGTAG
- the LOC120050107 gene encoding probable tRNA N6-adenosine threonylcarbamoyltransferase, producing MTVVIGFEGSANKIGVGIVRDGEVLSNPRRTYITPPGQGFLPSETARHHRSVILTVLKEALEEAGLKPADVDCVAYTKGPGMGAPLVTVALVARTVAQLWGKPLLGVNHCIGHIEMGRLITQANNPTVLYVSGGNTQVIAYSERRYRIFGETIDIAVGNCLDRFARVIKISNDPSPGYNIEQMAKKGTQYVELPYTVKGMDVSFSGILSYIEEAAGKMLKCNQCTAEDLCFSLQETLFSMLVEITERAMAHCSSQEVLIVGGVGCNLRLQEMMGVMCKERGAKLFATDESFCIDNGAMIAQAGWEMFRSGQTTELSDSWITQRYRTDEVEVTWRD from the exons ATGACTGTAGTGATTGGATTTGAGGGCAGTGCCAACAAGATTGGTGTGGGCATTGTGAGGGATGGGGAAGTACTCTCAAACCCCAGACGCACCTACATTACACCCCCTGGTCAAG GGTTCCTGCCTAGTGAGACAGCCAGACATCACCGCAGTGTCATCCTAACAGTTCTGAAGGAGGCGCTGGAGGAGGCAGGGCTGAAGCCTGCTGACGTTGATTGCGTGGCATACACAAAGG GACCAGGGATGGGTGCCCCCTTGGTGACGGTGGCTCTGGTGGCGCGCACAGTGGCCCAGCTGTGGGGGAAGCCTCTCCTGGGTGTCAACCACTGTATTGGCCACATTGAGATGGGCCGCCTCATCACGCAAGCCAATAACCCCACTGTGCTATATGTCAGTGGGGGTAACACACAG GTGATTGCATACTCTGAGCGGCGCTACAGGATATTTGGTGAGACCATCGACATTGCAGTGGGCAACTGCCTGGACAGGTTTGCCAGGGTGATAAAG ATTTCCAATGATCCCAGCCCTGGTTACAACATTGAGCAGATGGCCAAGAA GGGTACACAGTATGTGGAGCTTCCATACACAGTGAAGGGGATGGACGTGTCATTCTCTGGGATTTTATCCTATATCGAG GAAGCAGCTGGGAAGATGTTGAAATGTAATCAGTGTACAGCAGAAGACCTGTGCTTCTCCCTACAG GAGACCCTGTTTTCCATGCTGGTGGAGATCACAGAGAGGGCCATGGCTCACTGCAGCTCCCAGGAAGTGCTCATCGTTGGAGGCGTTGGCT GTAATCTGCGTCTGCAGGAGATGATGGGAGTCATGTGCAAGGAGAGAGGTGCAAAGCTCTTCGCTACAGATGAGAG CTTTTGTATCGATAACGGAGCAATGATTGCACAGGCTGGCTGGGAGATGTTCCGGTCCGGTCAGACGACTGAGCTGTCAGACTCATGGATCACTCAAAG GTACAGAACAGATGAAGTGGAGGTGACCTGGAGAGATTGA
- the LOC120050109 gene encoding uncharacterized protein LOC120050109: protein MHIKTGTWEANTVCESDTLCDPAGLVSSTNPEAHIGNRRLSPGSGNCGGGGGGCPTGVDQQPCQASPQALEGNLNGPAHVHAFTYRRDRDRRGQHKGRGPRREGPRGAGRVADRPPKQSQKERWVEDSLSLLKHPPAFPVQDSPAKLQPTISYASKVKSGAVGGVLEEEGRPAIGVLLQNQWGLSFISEVLQATEGSVPCPAPVAPPQLTFGGETANPTQERHHTVQASGEIPVPVTTSISIDQYREEEAKINGKLLLTCRHLKEALRYHTIEWNVTCNKQKEDPNKVVWYKNSLDQPV, encoded by the exons ATGCATATCAAAACAG GTACGTGGGAGGCCAACACAGTGTGCGAGTCTGACACCCTGTGTGATCCTGCTGGCCTTGTGTCCTCCACCAACCCAGAGGCGCACATTGGCAACCGCCGCCTATCACCTGGGTCTGGCAactgtggtggaggtggtggaggctGCCCAACTGGGGTTGACCAGCAGCCCTGCCAAGCTTCACCTCAGGCCCTAGAGGGCAACCTGAACGGACCCGCCCATGTACATGCCTTCACCTACCGTAGAGACAGAGATCGCAGAGGCCAGCACAAAGGCCGTGGCCCTCGCAGAGAGGGGCCCAGGGGGGCAGGGCGTGTAGCAGATAGGCCCCCGAAGCAGAGCCAGAAGGAGAGGTGGGTGGAGGACAGCCTGTCTCTACTAAAGCACCCACCTGCTTTTCCAGTGCAGGACAGCCCTGCCAAGCTGCAGCCAACCATCAGCTATGCCTCGAAGGTGAAGTCAGGGGCTGTGGGTGGAGTGCTGGAGGAGGAGGGCCGCCCAGCCATCGGTGTCCTGCTGCAGAACCAGTGGGGACTTAGTTTCATCAGTGAGGTCCTCCAAGCCACAGAGGGGTCAGTTCCCTGCCCTGCCCCCGTAGCACCACCTCAGCTCACATTTGGAGGTGAAACCGCCAACCCAACACAAGAGAGGCATCACACAGTCCAGGCCAGTGGTGAAATCCCAGTTCCTGTCACTACCTCAATCTCCATTGACCAGTACAGAGAGGAGGAAGCAAAGATCAATGGGAAGCTGCTTCTCACCTGTCGCCATCTAAAGGAGGCTCTGCGCTATCACACAATAG AATGGAATGTCACCTGCAACAAACAGAAAGAAG ATCCCAATAAGGTAGTTTGGTATAAGAACTCCCTGGACCAGCCAGTCTAG